The DNA region cggtggtttggacatgtgcaaagaaggcctactgacgctccggttcgaagatgtgactatggAACAGAGGTttggggccgaaggggtagaggaagacctaggaaaactttggaagagaccctaagaaaagacttagagtacttggatctaacggaggacatgacacaaaaccgagcgcaatggcgttctaggattcatatagccgaccccacttagtgggaaaaggctttgttgttgttgttgttgtatttactCATAATTGACCAAAACCCCAACCCTAATTAAACGCCCAAGAACTCCACAATTGAAACCCTAAAGCTGCACATCGAAAAATATTTCCAAATACCCATCTTTCACCAACGCATAATCATATCCCAAAGCCTCCAACTATTGACACAAAGCCACTTCGCCAGCTGGTTGGATTGTGGCTGCAAGGTTTGACGAAAGTGAGGGCAAGATTAGAGAAGCGAGACGATTGATTCAAGAAGGGGTCGAGCAGTGCCCAATAGCGAGGATGTGTGGTTGGAGGCGTCTAGGCTTGCGACGAGCCGCGAGGAGAAGTGGCTTGCTGCGGCCGTGACTGCTACCCGTGAAACCCTCCAAGAAGCTTATGCCGCCACTCCCAATTCTAAAGAAATTTTGCTTCATGCTTCGAAGCTTGAATTTGAGAATAAAAAACCTGAGAGGGTTTGAATGCTTCTTGTCAAGGCGCGACAAGAGGGAGAGGGGGAAAGAGTGTGGATGAATCATCAATTGTGTTGGGAGAGAATTAGGGAACTTTGATGAGGAAAGGAAGTTTGTGGACAAAAGGGTTGGAGctcttcttcgttcttcaaGTTGTGGTTCATGCATGGATAGCTTGTTAGAATCTGTAACACAACTACACAAATAATGTCTAACAGGATTTGAGAGAGATATTTAGAAAGGTTTAGAAAATGAATTCAAAGGAAGAACGAACACACTGAGCTTAACTCTTCAACTTCTATCATTGTATTTTCATACCGAGCATAATAGCCCGAAGAGACACATAACTGATTgaaagaatgagagagagagagacataacctcaattcaatctcaaccaaccattacaaaCTATCTTAAGATCAAGACACTTGTCAAATGATAAGCCCTATGAGACTTAATCAACACATCACAAATTTACACAATAGCTCAGCCTATGAGCTGAGACATAACACACATAACAATCTTGTAATGTTTTCTAATCAGTTCAACTACTTACATACTAACACTCCCTTTTAAGTTATGAACTGATTTCACTCCAAGGAGATTTCTCAAGTAAGTGAACTGCTCCCTTGCCAATACTTTTGTAAAGATATCAACTATTTGCTCCTTAGTAGGACAGTGAATCAAATCAATTACTCATTGCTGCAATGCTTCCTTTATGAAGTGATATCTTCTGTTTATATGCTTGGTCTTCTGATGAAAGATAGGGTTCTTGGTGATGGCTATGGCTGATGTATTGTCACAATTCATTGGTGTTGCAACTGTTttcatttcaccaaaatcctCTAGAACAAATCTCAACCAAGTAGCCTGTGTTGTTGCTTCAGAAGCACTGATATACTCTACTTCGGCTGTGGATAATGCAACACATTGTTGCTTGACTGAAGACCAAGAGAAAATCCCATTTCCAAAAGCAAAAGCATAACCGGATGTGCTTTTCATATCATCCTCTAAGCCACTCCAGTCACTGTCACAGTATCCCATTAAGAGTGTTCCTTCACCTTTCTTGTATTCCAAACCAAAATCAAGAGTTCCTTGAACATATCTCAATACTCTATTTGCTGTTCCATAGTGCTTGTTAGTGGGACAATGCATAAACCGAGATAAAAGACAGGCAGCATACATTATATCAGGTTTAGTTGTTGTGAGATACAGCAAACTACCTACAATCTTTCTATACTGAGCTTCATCTGCATTTCCACTTCCATCTTCTTTTCTCAGTTTATCACTTGGAACCAAAGGAGTACTCACAGATTTGCAATTCTATAGTCCGAATTTCTTTAGAAGAGATGAAGCATAATTCCTCTGATGAATGAAGATACACTCCTCAGTTTGGATCACTCCCATACCAAGAAAATGATGTAAAAGACCAAGATCTGTCATCTCGTACTTATGCATCATCTTAGCTTTGAAAACATCCATTAACTCTTGACAATTTccagtatagataatatcatcaacatagatgGATACTATGATCAAATCTGTGTCTCCCTTGTACTTGGTGTACAGAGTTGCTTCACTGATGCTTTTCTTAAATCCACAAAGCATAAGGTATGAATCTATTTCACCATACCAGGCCCTAGGTGCCTGTTTTAGACCATACAAAGCTTTATGTAATCTGTAAaccttttcttcctctccttgcaCCACAAACCCATCTGGCTGTTCAACATATACTTCCTCTTCTAATACTCCATTCAGAAAAGCTGATTTCACATCTAGTTGAAATAACTTCCATTTATTCTTTGCTGCCAGTGCAATTAGAGTTCTAACCGTGTCTAATCTTGCAACAGGTGCAAAAGTCTCATTAAAATCAATTCCGGGCTTTTGTGCATAGCCTTTTTCAACAAGCCTAGCCTTGTTCTTGTTAACAGTTCCATCCAAATTCAGCTTTGTTTTATACACCCATTTTACCCCAATCACAGGCTTATTTGAGGGTCTTCTTACCAACTCCCATGTCTGATTTTTCTCGATCATATTCATTTCATCCTTCATTGCCTTTTTCCAAGCTTCATCCTGtgcagcttcatcaaaggattCAGGTTCAACAATACATAAGTGACATCTCTCATAGATCTCGCTCAAGTTCCTATACCTCAGTGGAGTATTATCATACTGAGATGAGACCAGTGAACTACTTGATTCACCAATAGCAGTAACTGGAGAACTTCCAGCTTGAATTTGAGACCCATCAGATCCTTCTTGTTCATGAGATTAAGacatctcatcaattttatccAACTCTGAAGATTCAACTGCAGATAAAGGAATACAAACTTCCTTGACTTTGTGTTTCTCCCAATCCCATCTACCATTCTCATAAAAAATTACATCCCTAGATAACAAGACCTTTTGAGTTAAAGGATTCAGTACTCTATACCCCTTTTCGCAAGTACCATATCCAATGAAAACACCCATGACACTTGTTTCTTTTAATTTGTGTCTTAGATTCCCTGGAATAAGAGAATAACAAACTGAACCAAACACTTTCAAGTGCTTAACCCCAGGTTTTCTTCCACTAAATTTCTCAAAAGGTGTAATATTCTTCACTGCCTTTGTAGGACTCCTGTTTAGCAAATAAACAGATGTGTTTACTGCTTCACACCAGAGATTGTATGGGAgttctttctcaaaaatcatgCATTTTGCCATCTCCACAATTGTCCTGTTTTTCCTTTCTGCTACTCCATTTTGCTGTGGAGAGTATGCAATTGTAAGCTGTCTTTCTATCCCCAAACATTCACAAAATTTTCCAAACTCATTTGCGTTGAACTCACAT from Malus domestica chromosome 01, GDT2T_hap1 includes:
- the LOC139189279 gene encoding secreted RxLR effector protein 161-like, which gives rise to MYAACLLSRFMHCPTNKHYGTANRVLRYVQGTLDFGLEYKKGEGTLLMGYCDSDWSGLEDDMKSTSGYAFAFGNGIFSWSSVKQQCVALSTAEVEYISASEATTQATWLRFVLEDFGEMKTVATPMNCDNTSAIAITKNPIFHQKTKHINRRYHFIKEALQQ